DNA from Candidatus Methylacidiphilales bacterium:
ACTGCAGAGAAAAGCGCAACAGTCATCCCTAAGCCAGCTGATGGACCATCTTTTGGAATTGCACCCTCTGGTACATGGACATGGAAATCATGTTCATTAAAATAATGCAGTGGGATAGTCTTATCAAAATCATGGATATGTCTTTTAATTATTGTGAGGGCGGTATCTATGGATTCTTTCATAACATTTCCTAATGAACCGGTATATCGAGTACCACCTCTGCCAAATATTGTTGTCGCTTCAATATGAAGAATATCACCGCCAAACTCCGTCCATGCTAAGCCTGTGACTTGACCAATAATTGAATTTGGTTTATCAAATTGATACCTATATTTTCTAACACCTAAATATTTTTTAACATCTGATTTTAATAATGTTTTTTTAATTTTATCTTTAAGTTCATCACGCAAAGATACATCGTTCTGGTGTTCAAAAACATGCTTCCTAGAAATTTTGGCAATTGATCGTTCTAATTGTCGAACACCTGATTCCCTCGTGTAGAACTGTATAATCTCATATATGACCTCTTGATGAAGCTCTAGTTCGTTAGCTTGAATTCCATGTAGTTTTTGCTGCTTTGGAATTAAATGGTTATTTGCGATATGAAATTTTTCGTGGTCACTATATCCATACAAGTGAATAATCTCCAAACGATCAAGTAGTGGCTTTGGCATATCAAGAGTGTTTGCGGTAGTGATAAAAAGTACTTCGGAAAGATCGAAAGAAACCTCAGTATAATGATCTACAAACTGTGAATTTTGTTCTGGATCCAACACTTCAAGCAATGCAGATGCTGGATCTCCTCTAAAATCACTTCCCATCTTATCAATTTCATCAATAAGTATAACTGGATTTTTTACTTTTACTTTTATTAAATTTTGAATAATTCTTCCTGGCATTGAACCTATATAAGTTCTTCTGTGCCCTCGAATTTCTGACTCGTCTCTAACGCCTCCTACCGAAAACTTGATAAATTCCCTGTTTGTTGCCAGTGCGATCGACCTAGCAAGAGATGTTTTTCCAACTCCTGGAGGACCAACAAAGCATAATATGGATCCTGCAGTTTTATTAGTCCGTTTTTGAACAGCGAGATATTCAAGCACTCTGGTTTTTAATTCAACTAATGCATAATGCTCACTGTCTAAAATTCTTTTTGCTTTATTCAAATCATTCGATAACTTAGATCTTAATTGCCATGGAAGTTGAATAAGATGATGGAGGTACGTCTTTACGACTGAGGCTTCTGGGGACGAGGCTGAAAATGTTTTAAGTCGAGCTAATTCTTTCCTTGCTTTGTCTGACGCTTCTACTGACATTTTAGAATCAATAATTTGTTGTTCCAAATCTGTAAAATCTTTACTTTCTTGATACTCATCACTTAGCTCTTTTTGCAATGCCCTAATTTGCTCATGAATAAAATAATCTTTTTGATTTTTTTCAATTTGGCTAAATATTTTATGTTTAATTTTTTGATCTAAAAGCAATGAGTCGACAGTATTTTTTAATAAATCTAATATCATTTCGTACTGCTCTTGAATTGTTTCTATTGAAAGTAGCTCTTGCTTTTGCGAAACATCAACATCAAGTTTAGCTGACACTGTGTTAAGTAAAACCTCATCGCTATCAATAGACTCCAGCTGGGTTATCAATTGATCATTATTAGCATTTGGAATAATTGTCAATAGATTTTGTAAACTTATTAACAACTCTCCTCTTTGTGCATCAGTCAGAATTGATCCTGAATCGTGGTGTTTAAATTGACGAGCATTAACATTAAGATAACCAAAATCATACAAATCCTCAATTAGCATTCTATAATGCCCTTCCAATGTCACTCGATAAGTACCTGTTCCAGACTTAATTACTTTAATTATTGTAGCTAACACACCAACGACATAAATTTCTTCAAATTGTGGTAACTCAGTTTCTGGATCGGTCTGAAGGCTTACAATTATTGGTCTGTTATCACGCTGTGACTCAAAAATTGATTTTACCGACCTTTCTCTGCCAACAATTATATCTATAGTTGTATTTGGGAAAAGCACAACGTCTCGCAAGGGTAAATACGGAATATGCAAATAATCAGACATTAAATTACTAATTTAAACTGCTTTTTTTTCGATTTCATAAATTGAATTATCTTGTTTAAACTCACTATAAAATTGTTGCGGTTTGATTTCATCATGAATACAAAGAGGTTTGATTTCTTCTAAAACGCATTTTTCATCCACTACAATTTTTGTAGTGCCTTTATCATGTGGAAGATCGTACATTGTATCAAGTAAAATTTTCTCAACTATAGATCGTAGCCCTCTTGCTCCAGTGCTATTAATAAGGGCTTTTCTAGCAATTGCTATAAGAGCAGACTCTGAAAAATCTAATGTAACGCCATCCATAGAAAATAATTTTTTAAATTGTCTTACGATAGAATTTTTTGGTTCAATTAGTATTTTTACAAGTGTTGATTCATCAAGCTCATCCAACACAGCAACGACTGGAAGCCTGCCTACAAACTCAGGAATTAGGCCATATTTAATTAAGTCATCAGATTGTACATCTTTCATAAAATATATATCTTTATCTGGCATATCAGTATTGTTACTTGTGTCGTTCGAAATAAATCCAATTCCACTCTTTGAACTTCTCTGCTTGATAATTTTTTCTAAACCAGAAAAAGCTCCGCCACAAATAAATAAAATGTTTTTAGTATCAATCTGAATAAACTCTTGA
Protein-coding regions in this window:
- the lon gene encoding endopeptidase La, with amino-acid sequence MSDYLHIPYLPLRDVVLFPNTTIDIIVGRERSVKSIFESQRDNRPIIVSLQTDPETELPQFEEIYVVGVLATIIKVIKSGTGTYRVTLEGHYRMLIEDLYDFGYLNVNARQFKHHDSGSILTDAQRGELLISLQNLLTIIPNANNDQLITQLESIDSDEVLLNTVSAKLDVDVSQKQELLSIETIQEQYEMILDLLKNTVDSLLLDQKIKHKIFSQIEKNQKDYFIHEQIRALQKELSDEYQESKDFTDLEQQIIDSKMSVEASDKARKELARLKTFSASSPEASVVKTYLHHLIQLPWQLRSKLSNDLNKAKRILDSEHYALVELKTRVLEYLAVQKRTNKTAGSILCFVGPPGVGKTSLARSIALATNREFIKFSVGGVRDESEIRGHRRTYIGSMPGRIIQNLIKVKVKNPVILIDEIDKMGSDFRGDPASALLEVLDPEQNSQFVDHYTEVSFDLSEVLFITTANTLDMPKPLLDRLEIIHLYGYSDHEKFHIANNHLIPKQQKLHGIQANELELHQEVIYEIIQFYTRESGVRQLERSIAKISRKHVFEHQNDVSLRDELKDKIKKTLLKSDVKKYLGVRKYRYQFDKPNSIIGQVTGLAWTEFGGDILHIEATTIFGRGGTRYTGSLGNVMKESIDTALTIIKRHIHDFDKTIPLHYFNEHDFHVHVPEGAIPKDGPSAGLGMTVALFSAVLNIPVYSDVAMTGEVTLRGSILPIGGLREKLLAAQRAKIKKVLIPAENAHQLEDIPDDIKSGLDIIPLQWFEDSFIHLFNTEGKKIKILTNKAADYRNENSTFSNLHTSQ